AAAAGAGATATATTATATAGAAGAAACTCAACTCAGATTACAGAATTTCCTGACAAAAAAGGATATAGAACAGCTGAAAATGGCGAGAAAGCAGAAAGATTTAGAAGAAAAATATTATAATATGGAAGAAAAAGGAATTGATTTTGTACCGTATTTTCAAAAAACATATCCGAAACGGTTGTCGGAGCTTGACACTGCACCGTATGCGCTTTATGTAAAAGGGAAACTGCCGGAAGAAGACCGGCCTTCGGTAGCGATTATCGGAGCAAGAAGATGTAGTAATTATGGGGAAGGGCAGGCGCTGGAATATGGGAAATGTCTGGCATCAGCCGGGGTACAGATTATCAGTGGTCTTGCACTTGGTATTGACGGGGCCGGACAACGGGGTGCGCTAAATGGAGGGGGAACAACTTATGGCGTGTTAGGCTGCGGTGTGGACATTTGTTATCCGAGAGAAAATATCGGTCTGTATATGGATATTCAGAGAGAAGGAGGGATAATTTCGGAGCAAATACCAGGAGAACCACCTATGTCATATCATTTTCCGCTGAGAAATCGTATCATCAGTGGATTGGCAGATGTAGTGCTTGTGATGGAAGCGAAAGAAAAAAGCGGATCTTTGATTACCACAGATATGGCACTGGAACAGGGGAGGGACGTATATGCTCTTCCAGGGCCTGTCACAAGTACTCTTAGTCAGGGGTGCCACAGGCTGATCAGACAAGGTGCGGGCATATTAATCTCGCCGGAAGAATTCCTGAAAGAACTGCAGATTGAGGTTTCTGAAAACTCTACAGAATTATTAAAAAATGAAAAAATGCTTGAAACAACAGAAAAAGTGGTGTATAGTTGTCTCGATTTGTTCCCCAGAAATGTAAGTGAGATTCAGGTGAAGACCGGGCTTGATGCACGGATTCTTATGGAGACACTTATGACGCTGGAGATGGAAGGATATATAAAAGAAACGGCAAAGAATTATTATGTCAGAATGTCAGATGTGAGATGAAACATTTGCATTTGAACGAAAATAGTGTACGGGAATTTGCCCGATACAGATAACATGGAGGTTAGATACAGATATGGCACGATATCTCGTGATAGTGGAGTCACCGGCAAAGGTGAAAACAATCAAAAAGTTTCTGGGAAGTAATTATGTGGTGGCTGCGTCAAATGGACATGTCAGAGATCTTCCGAAAAGTCAGCTTGGTGTAGATGTGGAGAATGACTACGAACCGAAGTATATTACGATACGTGGAAAAGGTGAGATCCTTGCAAATCTCAGAAAAGAAGTGAAAAAAGCAGATAAAGTTTATCTCGCAACTGACCCGGACCGCGAAGGAGAGGCGATTTCCTGGCATCTGAGTAAAGCATTGAAACTGGAGGATAAGAAAGTTTATCGTATTAGCTTCAATGAAATCACCAAGAATGCGGTGAAGGCATCTCTTAAGAACCCGCGGGATATCGATATGGATCTGGTGGATGCACAGCAGGCGAGACGTGTGCTGGACCGTGTGGTTGGATACCGCATCAGTCCCCTCCTCTGGGCCAAAGTAAAGAGAGGTTTAAGTGCCGGTCGTGTGCAGTCTGTAGCGCTTCGCATTATAGCAGATCGTGAGGCGGAAATCGATGCATTTATTCCAGAGGAATACTGGACTCTGGATGCAGAGCTGAACGTAAAAGGTGAGAGAAAGCCTCTGATCGCGAAGTTCTACGGAACAGAGAAAGAGAAGATGACGATTGAGTCGAAAGAACACTTGAATAAGATTTTAAAGGAGCTTGATGGTGCGGACTATGAAGTGAGTGAAATCAAAAAAGGAGAGCGTACAAAAAAGGCACCGGTCCCATTTACGACAAGTACACTGCAGCAGGAAGCTTCCAAAGCTTTGAATTTTGCAACCTCCAAGACGATGCGTATTGCGCAGCAGCTTTATGAAGGAGTTGATGTCAAGGGAAGTGGAACCGTGGGTATTATCACATATCTTCGTACGGATTCTACCCGTATTTCCGAAGAGGCAGATGCGAATGTAAGAAGCTATATTGGAGAGCAGTATGGCAGTCAGTATGTGGCAGCAGAAGGCACCAGGAAAAGTGGCAGTCAGAAGATTCAGGATGCTCATGAGGCAATTCGTCCGACGGATGTTACCCGCACTCCGGCTATGTTGAAGGATTCCTTGTCCCGTGACCAGTTCCGCCTGTATCAGCTGATCTGGAAACGTTTTGTTGCAAGCCGTATGATGCCTGCAGTTTATGAGACCACTTCTGTAAAAATCGCAGCAGGAAAATATCGTTTCAATGTTGCAACATCAAAGATTGCATTTGAAGGATTCCGTCTGATCTATACGGAGGCGGGAGAAGAAAAAGACGAGAAGGGTGTGCTTTTAAAGGGACTGGATGAGAACAGTGAACTTTCTCTGGAACAGTTTGACAGTAAGCAGCATTTTACACAGCCGCCGGCACACTACACAGAGGCGTCTCTTGTAAAGACTTTGGAGGAGCTGGGAATCGGACGCCCAAGTACTTATGCACCGACAATTACATTGATTATAAATAGAAGATACGTTGCGAAGGAAAATAAAAACCTTTATATGACAGAACTTGGAGAAGTTGTTAATAATATAATGATGCATTCATTCCCAAGTATTGTGGATGTCAGTTTTACAGCAAATATGGAAAGTCTTCTGGACGGTGTTGCGGAAGGAAAAGTCAGATGGAAGACGATTATTGAAAATTTCTATCCGGATTTGGACGCAGCCGTGAAAAAAGCGGAAGAAGAACTGGAAGAGGTAAAAATCGAGGACGAAGTAACGGATGTAATCTGTGAAGAATGTGGCAGAAACATGGTTATCAAATACGGTCCGCATGGAAAATTCCTGGCATGTCCGGGATTCCCGGAATGTCGGAATACAAAGCCGTATCTGGAAAAGATTGGTGTAAAATGTCCGATGTGCGGAAAAGATGTAGTAATTCGCAAAACGAAGAAGGGAAGACGCTATTACGGTTGTGAAAATAATCCGGAATGTGAGTTCATGTCCTGGCAAAAACCGTCTGAAAAGAAGTGCCCTCAGTGTGGAAATTATATGGTAGAAAAAGGAAATAAACTTCTTTGCAGCAATGAACAATGTGGTTACACTGAAAGTATAAAAAAAGAGAAAGAAAATTAAGGAAATTTATTGAATAAGCGTGAATTGTATGATAATATACACTCATAGATGGAGGAATTGCATATGGGCGTACAATTATTAGATAAAACTAGAAAAATCAACAAATTACTACACAACAATAATTCGAGCAAGGTTGTATTTAATGACATTTGTGATGTCTTGACTGAGATACTGGAGTCAAATGTTCTGGTAGTCAGTAAAAAAGGAAAGGTGCTTGGAAAAAGTCGGTGCCTGAATGTACAGCCGATTGGAGAACTGATTGCCTGTGAGGTTGGCGAGCATATTGATGGTATGTTGAACGAGAGATTGCTTAGTATCTTATCAACAAAGGAGAATGTAAATCTTCAGACACTGGGATTTTCTGCTGAGGCAAGCGGAGGATATCAGGCAATCATCACGCCAATCAATATTGCAGGAGAGCGTCTCGGAACATTGTTCATTTACAAAGTAGATAAACCGTATGAGATTGATGATATCATTCTCAGCGAGTATGGAACAACAGTTGTAGGACTGGAGATGCTCCGTTCTGTTAACGAAGAAAGTGCAGAGGAGACAAGAAAAGAACACATTGTACAGTCTGCGATCAGTACATTATCTTATTCAGAACTTGAAGCGATCATTCATATTTTTGATGAGCTGGATGGCTCAGAGGGAATTCTGGTTGCAAGTAAGATTGCAGACAGAGTTGGAATCACCCGTTCTGTAATTGTAAATGCTCTGCGCAAGTTTGAAAGTGCAGGCGTGATTGAATCTCGTTCATCAGGAATGAAAGGAACTTATATCAAAGTTGTAAATGATTATGTATTTACAGAACTGGAGCACATCAAGGAAGAAAAGAACAGAGGTTAAACTTTGAAAAATCGGAGGATGGACAACATGTATGAAGAGTGTCCGGCGCTGCTTCAGATGACGCGGACGTTTTTGGAAGATGGAGAAAAAGATGAAATCATTCATCATTGTAAAGTAATCCGGTATGATCCGGAAGAAGAGAACATATACTTAATTGCAGGAAAATCAGATATCACAAGTTTTTTGCTGGATGGAGTATATAGATGTACGATCAATAGTGAAAAAAAAGAAATCTGGTGCCAGGGCGTCATACGTGAAAGATACTGTAATAAAGTCGGAAAAGTCTTAGTATTTCGTGTACAAAACGGCTTTTATGAAAAAAATATAAACAAGATAAAATAAATAAAAGAGTGTTGACAAAAGAGAAAGAGAGTGCTATTTTATACCTAGAGTTTTTAATAGCACTCTCTTTTTATGAGTGCTAACAACATAAAAGAGATGTTAAAGCAAGGAGGAATAAATATGAAATTAGTACCATTAGGAGACAGAGTCGTATTGAAACAGATCGTGGCTGAGGAGACTACAAAGTCAGGAATCGTATTACCTGGACAGTCTAAAGAAAAACCACAGCAGGCAGAAGTTGTGGCAGTCGGACCAGGCGGAACTGTTGATGGAAAAGAAGTGAAGATGAACGTAACAGTAGGACAGCAGGTTATCTATTCTAAATATGCAGGAACATCTGTTGAGATTGAAGACGAAGAATATATTGTTGTGAAACAGGATGATATTTTAGCAATCATCGAATAAGGAATGTTTGTTAATTTTAAATATTTTGTGTGAAATCAGTAAAGTCTAATTTAGGAGGCAGTTTAATCATGGCAAAGGAAATTAAATACGGAGCAGAAGCAAGAGCAGCCCTGGAAGCAGGAGTAAATCAGTTAGCAGATACAGTAAGAGTGACACTTGGACCAAAAGGACGTAACGTAGTACTTGACAAATCATTTGGTGCACCACTGATTACAAATGATGGTGTTACAATCGCAAAAGAAATCGAGTTAGAAGATCCATTTGAGAATATGGGAGCTCAGATCATCAAAGAAGTTGCATCTAAAACAAATGATGTAGCAGGAGATGGTACAACAACAGCTACTGTACTTGCACAGGCTATGGTACATGAAGGAATGAAGAACCTGGCAGCAGGTGCTAACCCGATCATTCTCCGTAAAGGAATGCAGAAAGCTACAGATGCAGCCGTTGAGGCAATTAAGAACATGTCCAGCAAAGTTAACGGTAAAGACCAGATCGCTAAGGTTGCAGCTATTTCAGCAGCAAGCGAGGAAGTAGGCCAGATGGTAGCAGATGCTATGGAGAAGGTTTCTAACGATGGTGTTATCACAATCGAAGAATCTAAGACAATGAAAACAGAGCTTGACCTTGTAGAAGGAATGCAGTTCGATCGTGGATACATTTCTGCATATATGGCAACAGATATGGATAAGATGGAAGCTAATCTGGAGGATCCATATATTCTGATCACAGATAAGAAAATCAGCAACATTCAGGAAATCCTTCCAGTACTTGAGCAGATCGTTCAGTCAGGATCCAGACTTCTGATCATTGCAGAGGATGTTGAGGGTGAAGCTCTTACAACCCTGATCGTAAATAAACTGCGTGGAACATTCAATGTTGTTGCTGTAAAAGCACCTGGATATGGTGACAGAAGAAAAGAGATGCTCAAAGACATCGCTATTCTGACAGGCGGACAGGTAATTTCCGAGGAGCTTGGATTAGAGCTGAAAGATACTACTATGGATCAGCTTGGACGTGCAAAATCAGTCAAAGTACAGAAAGAGAATACAGTTATCGTAGACGGCTGTGGAGACAAAGATTCCATC
The sequence above is drawn from the Dorea formicigenerans genome and encodes:
- the dprA gene encoding DNA-processing protein DprA, yielding MWVIYEYWFARMKNISDSKKKKLREAYGSAKEIYYIEETQLRLQNFLTKKDIEQLKMARKQKDLEEKYYNMEEKGIDFVPYFQKTYPKRLSELDTAPYALYVKGKLPEEDRPSVAIIGARRCSNYGEGQALEYGKCLASAGVQIISGLALGIDGAGQRGALNGGGTTYGVLGCGVDICYPRENIGLYMDIQREGGIISEQIPGEPPMSYHFPLRNRIISGLADVVLVMEAKEKSGSLITTDMALEQGRDVYALPGPVTSTLSQGCHRLIRQGAGILISPEEFLKELQIEVSENSTELLKNEKMLETTEKVVYSCLDLFPRNVSEIQVKTGLDARILMETLMTLEMEGYIKETAKNYYVRMSDVR
- the topA gene encoding type I DNA topoisomerase — protein: MARYLVIVESPAKVKTIKKFLGSNYVVAASNGHVRDLPKSQLGVDVENDYEPKYITIRGKGEILANLRKEVKKADKVYLATDPDREGEAISWHLSKALKLEDKKVYRISFNEITKNAVKASLKNPRDIDMDLVDAQQARRVLDRVVGYRISPLLWAKVKRGLSAGRVQSVALRIIADREAEIDAFIPEEYWTLDAELNVKGERKPLIAKFYGTEKEKMTIESKEHLNKILKELDGADYEVSEIKKGERTKKAPVPFTTSTLQQEASKALNFATSKTMRIAQQLYEGVDVKGSGTVGIITYLRTDSTRISEEADANVRSYIGEQYGSQYVAAEGTRKSGSQKIQDAHEAIRPTDVTRTPAMLKDSLSRDQFRLYQLIWKRFVASRMMPAVYETTSVKIAAGKYRFNVATSKIAFEGFRLIYTEAGEEKDEKGVLLKGLDENSELSLEQFDSKQHFTQPPAHYTEASLVKTLEELGIGRPSTYAPTITLIINRRYVAKENKNLYMTELGEVVNNIMMHSFPSIVDVSFTANMESLLDGVAEGKVRWKTIIENFYPDLDAAVKKAEEELEEVKIEDEVTDVICEECGRNMVIKYGPHGKFLACPGFPECRNTKPYLEKIGVKCPMCGKDVVIRKTKKGRRYYGCENNPECEFMSWQKPSEKKCPQCGNYMVEKGNKLLCSNEQCGYTESIKKEKEN
- the codY gene encoding GTP-sensing pleiotropic transcriptional regulator CodY, which encodes MGVQLLDKTRKINKLLHNNNSSKVVFNDICDVLTEILESNVLVVSKKGKVLGKSRCLNVQPIGELIACEVGEHIDGMLNERLLSILSTKENVNLQTLGFSAEASGGYQAIITPINIAGERLGTLFIYKVDKPYEIDDIILSEYGTTVVGLEMLRSVNEESAEETRKEHIVQSAISTLSYSELEAIIHIFDELDGSEGILVASKIADRVGITRSVIVNALRKFESAGVIESRSSGMKGTYIKVVNDYVFTELEHIKEEKNRG
- a CDS encoding co-chaperone GroES, whose amino-acid sequence is MKLVPLGDRVVLKQIVAEETTKSGIVLPGQSKEKPQQAEVVAVGPGGTVDGKEVKMNVTVGQQVIYSKYAGTSVEIEDEEYIVVKQDDILAIIE
- the groL gene encoding chaperonin GroEL (60 kDa chaperone family; promotes refolding of misfolded polypeptides especially under stressful conditions; forms two stacked rings of heptamers to form a barrel-shaped 14mer; ends can be capped by GroES; misfolded proteins enter the barrel where they are refolded when GroES binds), with product MAKEIKYGAEARAALEAGVNQLADTVRVTLGPKGRNVVLDKSFGAPLITNDGVTIAKEIELEDPFENMGAQIIKEVASKTNDVAGDGTTTATVLAQAMVHEGMKNLAAGANPIILRKGMQKATDAAVEAIKNMSSKVNGKDQIAKVAAISAASEEVGQMVADAMEKVSNDGVITIEESKTMKTELDLVEGMQFDRGYISAYMATDMDKMEANLEDPYILITDKKISNIQEILPVLEQIVQSGSRLLIIAEDVEGEALTTLIVNKLRGTFNVVAVKAPGYGDRRKEMLKDIAILTGGQVISEELGLELKDTTMDQLGRAKSVKVQKENTVIVDGCGDKDSIQARVAQIKAQIEDTTSEFDKEKLQERLAKLAGGVAVIRVGAATEVEMKEAKLRMEDALAATRAAVEEGIISGGGSAYIHAAKEVAKYAATLEGDEKTGANVVLKALEAPLFHIAANAGLEGSVIINKVSESEPGVGFNALTEEYVDMVEAGILDPAKVTRSALQNATSVASTLLTTESCVANIKEDTPAMPAGGGAGMGMM